One genomic region from Asterias amurensis chromosome 7, ASM3211899v1 encodes:
- the LOC139939762 gene encoding uncharacterized protein, whose translation MNVVNVNLNFPRKRESCLDCGGQVWNVRKELSFSGKDTCVDCGELAGTCPHWLHLYTYIEPLNLMPLSHGIQKTPLRFHLEKNASLEIHSDLFLQTPWSETPLSPSPTLRSKYGYRCQFSPVWSPTRASHPLGQSKLGGKITPSQVVTQIHQLQTTPSVSNLQQEICQQQQYPYQQLQQEQHQEQQQPQQQKHKQKKPQSLQRKLQQVPANKPATASPKTSQEAKTPDAAKTEAKSAPATTSIVSASTRSVQAQTQSATASSTPTEVNVSHSPPAAAVETGSTGKVTATAAPTAAAVPKVVASSIQNQSATATSTPTNGKVSLSPVAAVETGSTDEAAATVAPTASAVSKAVAPAAAIETGSTGKADATAAPTSTSVAEAVAPPAATDAGSTGKAAATPTPTASVVLKVVASSIQPQTTSEVKPSRAQTLSLALPSSTCEKTTSLKSRSLSEVKSTAPESKCAVPVQQTAAETPKPESAAAALPAGAAVASTTSSQESSPGQQQSEHTSPKQPEQLLSPVTQALDNYLQGIDIPSIEQSDLEHPPQGQVVLGQGNYGGVLMMLYNNEHVAVKCVPTGGKNTVDREVRILSLLSEHDSFPNLHGTVECGQFRAVAMQFIGDEASATCLTLGEALNGSRSLTLNPAEWTSIAMNVVDGIKYMHAEGLLHNDIKMDNILMSYDTQKHLWRAYVIDVGMATTTNTPRNYVLTSEEKEKYRKFHAHIAPEMVDNGKHQSTRSDTFQLGCVLHSIGQFGAVPFLEQLGNKCKSRDPVQRPEITHIRYCVKNNTFI comes from the exons ATGAACGTTGTAAATGTCAACTTGAACTTTCCGAGGAAGAGAGAAAGTTGTTTGGACTGCGGAGGGCAG GTTTGGAATGTAAGAAAGGAGCTGAGTTTCTCTGGCAAAGACACTTGCGTTGATTGCGGTGAATTGGCAGGGACGTGCCCG CACTGGCTTCATTTGTACACGTACATCGAGCCGCTTAATCTGATGCCCTTATCCCATGGGATACA GAAAACACCTCTCCGTTTCCACCTTGAGAAAAATGCTTCGTTGGAAATACATTCGGACCTTTTTCTTCAGACACCATGGTCTGAAACACCTCTATCGCCATCGCCGACTCTGAGAAGCAAGTATGGATACAGATGCCAATTTTCACCCGTGTGGAGTCCAACAAGAGCATCACATCCTTTGGGGCAGTCCAAACTAGGAGGCAAGATTACCCCTTCACAAGTTGTAACTCAAATACATCAGTTACAGACAACGCCTTCAGTATCCAATCTACAACAGGAGATTTGTCAGCAGCAGCAATATCCATACCAGCAACTGCAGCAGGAGCAACATCAGGAGCAGCAGCAGCCACAGCAGCAAAAACACAAGCAGAAGAAACCACAATCTCTGCAAAGGAAGCTGCAACAAGTTCCCGCCAACAAACCGGCAACAGCTTCACCAAAAACATCTCAAGAAGCAAAAACACCGGATGCAGCTAAAACAGAGGCAAAATCTGCTCCTGCAACAACGTCAATAGTTTCGGCATCGACAAGATCAGTTCAGGCACAAACGCAGTCTGCTACTGCATCGTCGACACCGACCGAAGTAAATGTATCTCACTCAccaccagcagcagcagtagaGACAGGATCAACTGGTAAAGTAACTGCAACAGCAGCACCAACAGCAGCTGCCGTTCCGAAGGTAGTAGCATCATCAATCCAAAATCAATCTGCTACTGCAACATCGACACCAACCAACGGAAAAGTATCTCTATCACCAGTAGCAGCAGTAGAGACAGGATCAACTGATGAAGCAGCTGCGACAGTAGCACCAACAGCATCTGCTGTGTCAAAAGCAGTCGCACCAGCAGCAGCAATAGAGACAGGATCAACTGGTAAAGCAGATGCAACGGCAGCACCGACATCAACTTCTGTTGCAGAAGCAGTTGCACCACCAGCAGCAACAGATGCAGGATCAACTGGTAAAGCAGCtgcaacaccaacaccaacagcaTCTGTCGTTCTGAAGGTAGTAGCATCGTCAATCCAACCACAAACGACATCCGAAGTCAAGCCATCCAGAGCACAAACTCTTTCATTAGCACTTCCAAGTTCTACGTGTGAAAAAACAACGTCACTAAAATCAAGATCCCTCTCTGAAGTGAAAAGTACAGCTCCAGAGTCGAAGTGTGCAGTTCCAGTACAACAAACAGCAGCAGAGACACCAAAACCAGAATCAGCTGCAGCAGCTTTGCCAGCAGGTGCCGCAGTAGCCTCAACAACATCCTCTCAGGAAAGTTCTCCAGGTCAACAACAATCAGAGCACACATCACCAAAGCAGCCTGAACAACTGCTCAGTCCTGTTACCCAAGCTTTAGATAACTACCTGCAAGGAATAGATATTCCTTCCATTGAGCAGTCTGATCTTGAGCACCCTCCACAGGGTCAGGTTGTACTTGGGCAAGGAAACTATGGAGGTGTCTTGATGATGCTTTATAACAATGAACACGTAGCTGTCAAATGTGTACCaactgggggaaaaaacactGTGGATAGAGAAGTTCGGATCCTCTCGCTGCTCTCTGAACACGATAGTTTCCCAAATTTACATGGAACTGTAGAATGTGGTCAGTTTAGGGCAGTTGCCATGCAATTCATTGGCGATGAAGCATCAGCTACTTGTCTGACATTAGGTGAGGCTCTTAACGGGTCTAGAAGTTTGACCTTAAACCCGGCTGAGTGGACATCCATTGCCATGAACGTGGTTGATGGAATCAAATACATGCACGCTGAAGGGCTGCTTCACAATGACATCAAAATGGACAATATATTGATGTCCTATGACACTCAGAAACATCTCTGGCGTGCATATGTGATTGATGTAGGCATGGCTACAACAACGAATACCCCAAGAAACTATGTTTTAACAAGTgaagaaaaggaaaaatatcGCAAATTTCATGCCCACATCGCTCCTGAAATGGTCGATAACGGAAAGCACCAGTCGACCCGAAGTGATACTTTTCAACTCGGCTGCGTTCTCCATAGCATCGGCCAGTTTGGAGCAGTTCCCTTTCTAGAACAACTTGGTAATAAATGCAAATCACGAGATCCTGTGCAGCGACCTGAGATTACACACATACGGTATTGCGTTAAAAATAATACCTTCATTtag